The following coding sequences lie in one Spirosoma sp. KUDC1026 genomic window:
- a CDS encoding S41 family peptidase, with the protein MRFPKRISLLASAALVAGGIGFFSFKTDDRFFEIARNLDIYATLFKELNQYYVDEVNPNRMVKTSIDAMLKALDPYTNFYAEDDIEDYMTMTTGRYNGIGALVGQRQGKSIVLMIYEGTPAEKSGLQIGDEILKIDGVDIKTRKERDGSIDTGKLLKGQNGTAVKLTVKRFGQPSPVDLSVSRDVVKMTNVPYYGMVSDDVGYIDLKDFTATASREVRTAFQDLKGKGMKKLILDVRENPGGLLNMAIDISNTFIPKDSEVVTTKGKVTEWNKTYTALNAPLDLEIPIVVLTNSRSASAAEIVSGVIQDYDRGVLVGQRTYGKGLVQATRELSFNTKLKITTAKYYIPSGRCIQAIDYSHRNPDGSVGKIPDSLKTAFKTKAGRVVYDGGGVLPDVVVDAQTPTPIALSLTNKGLIFDYAVKYHHDHPTIKPAREFHLTDAEYADFVKWTADKEYDYTTQVEKDLGTLEASAKKEKYFDQIQDQLKALKTKVSHSKDADMMTFKPELRGLLEQEIAGHYYLQKGIKEASFATDPEMKAALDLFKDMGRYSTILKKK; encoded by the coding sequence ATGCGCTTCCCCAAACGAATTTCGCTCTTGGCTTCTGCTGCTCTCGTAGCAGGCGGCATTGGCTTCTTTTCTTTCAAAACCGACGATCGCTTTTTCGAGATCGCCCGGAACCTGGACATCTACGCGACGCTCTTCAAAGAGCTAAACCAGTATTACGTCGACGAGGTCAATCCGAACCGGATGGTGAAGACCAGTATCGACGCTATGCTGAAAGCCCTCGATCCGTATACCAACTTCTACGCCGAAGACGATATTGAGGATTACATGACCATGACCACCGGCCGCTACAACGGCATTGGGGCACTCGTTGGTCAGCGGCAGGGCAAGAGTATCGTCCTGATGATTTACGAAGGTACGCCAGCCGAAAAATCAGGCCTGCAGATCGGCGATGAGATTCTGAAAATTGACGGTGTCGATATCAAAACCCGCAAGGAGCGTGACGGCAGTATTGATACAGGCAAGCTGCTGAAAGGCCAGAACGGTACGGCCGTTAAGCTGACCGTTAAGCGCTTTGGGCAGCCCTCGCCCGTCGACCTCAGCGTTAGCCGCGACGTAGTGAAAATGACCAATGTACCGTACTACGGCATGGTATCGGACGATGTTGGCTACATTGACCTGAAAGATTTTACAGCTACAGCCTCCCGCGAGGTACGCACGGCGTTCCAGGACCTGAAGGGCAAGGGCATGAAAAAGCTGATCCTTGACGTCCGCGAAAATCCAGGCGGGCTCCTGAACATGGCCATCGACATCTCGAACACCTTTATTCCCAAGGATTCGGAAGTCGTCACGACCAAAGGCAAAGTGACGGAATGGAACAAGACCTACACGGCCTTGAACGCTCCGCTGGACCTGGAAATTCCGATTGTTGTCCTGACGAACAGCCGGAGCGCGTCGGCCGCCGAGATCGTCTCAGGTGTAATTCAGGACTATGACCGGGGTGTGCTGGTTGGTCAGCGGACATACGGTAAAGGGCTGGTGCAGGCGACTCGTGAGCTGTCGTTCAATACGAAACTTAAGATCACGACCGCCAAGTATTATATACCCAGCGGCCGTTGTATTCAGGCCATCGATTACAGCCACCGGAATCCCGACGGCAGCGTAGGCAAGATTCCGGATTCATTGAAAACGGCATTCAAAACCAAGGCGGGACGTGTCGTGTACGACGGGGGTGGTGTACTGCCCGACGTGGTGGTCGATGCACAAACGCCAACGCCGATCGCCCTCAGCCTGACTAACAAAGGGTTGATTTTCGATTATGCCGTCAAATACCACCACGATCACCCGACGATCAAACCCGCCCGCGAATTTCACCTGACCGACGCGGAATACGCTGACTTTGTGAAGTGGACGGCCGATAAGGAATACGATTACACCACGCAGGTTGAGAAGGACCTGGGCACGCTGGAAGCGTCGGCCAAGAAAGAAAAATACTTCGATCAGATTCAGGATCAACTAAAAGCCCTGAAAACGAAAGTGTCGCACAGCAAAGACGCCGACATGATGACGTTCAAGCCGGAACTACGTGGCCTGCTGGAACAGGAAATTGCGGGTCACTACTATCTGCAAAAAGGGATTAAAGAAGCTTCATTTGCGACCGATCCCGAAATGAAAGCCGCCCTCGACCTCTTCAAAGACATGGGCCGGTATAGTACGATTTTGAAGAAGAAATAA